From the genome of Lutra lutra chromosome 8, mLutLut1.2, whole genome shotgun sequence:
GTGTTTGGATTAGgattttcttaggattttctttggCAAACTAAATTACACTTTAAGTTCATTAGAGGCACTTGAATCAGGGCCTCCAAGgactttttaaagcagttttcaGTGTGTGTGCTGTGGATGGAGGAAATAAACAGGCTTGTAAGTGTAAAAACTTGTTTGTCCAGAGAAAATCAGAACATCCACTCTGCAGAACTAGAGAGGCTCCTTAACTCCTCTTGgctctctaaaaaaattattatctttctttcagtttcccagcatagaaatatttccaaattttaaattagaatggtattttttataaattcagaaactgtatgtgtatttatatggtGAGTATAGGTTCTTGGGGGCAAGGGGCTAAGAATACACTTAGTTGATCCTGTTTGTAAGTTTTTGTTCAAATGTGAGGCTCATTAAGGTCATTTGAAGTATAGCTTTGTGGTGAAACAATGAAGAATGTCAAAGGTAAATACTGGGATGTTTTGCAGCCAACCTTCACCAGATCAAAAATGTGGGCAGGACCATTTTATGCATTATTAAGTTGGTACAATTCTATGTATAGTGATTTGATTGACACACAGAAacgaattttatttttaaaaaagatttatttatttatttatgagagagagattgaaagagagagagagaatgagtgggaagggcagaaatagtcacaagcagactccagtCCAAGTGCAGAGACTGGCATGGGGTTTGAGCTCATGACCCAGAGCTCAGCATCTGAGTCAAAACCAGTAGtgggaggcttaactgactgtgtcatccaggcacccttattttttttttctgagagaagagagagtgtgcatgagtgggtgtgtgggggagtcagaagggagagggagagagaatcttaattgtggagtccaaggtggggcttgatctcatgattctgagatcatgacttgagcagaaatcaagagccggacacttcactgactgagccatccaggtggccctgAAACAACTTTCTAATCACTCTCCagacctctcctctctgcctatttctgtCTTATTTATCTATCCAGTGtctatctatgtatttatatccCATAAGTCTCAATTACCACTGGTAAGCATTCCATTTTTTTATATCCCCCATTTTTCAGTACCATATATCCTATTTGTCAACTATTTGTCTCATAAACTTAAGTTAATGTCCCCTTTTCTATCATGATGTCTGTAACCTGGCAAAGCACCATAGTAAATTTGTACAGGATGGGAGTTGATATTACTCAGTTAAACGTCACAATGACCTTAGGCTGTACTATTCCTGTTAACTCCACTTCATATTAGGAACTGGGAGTACAGAcagattaaatgacttgcctaaggtcactcATCTAGTAGATGACAGAGATATGACTTGATCCCATACTGTTCAAAGGTCCATACAATTAATGTGTCTGCATTATTGAAACATGTATCACACTTAAGTTGTCATGAAGGAGGGAAAGCAAAGTATTTGCTTGGTAGCCTTCAGCTCTTTGTACTTTTTACCCAtggttttcaaattattttagcaTAATAGCCctctctgctcaaaaccctttcTGCTGAGCacatataaggaaaataaaggaattacAGAGGCACTTAGAAAAAGTCTGGAGAAAGGGCCACTGAAGgactattttctggaagaaatctAACTTGACCTTTAAATAATGCCTAGTTTACTAGGGGAGCAATTTAGAGAATCTTGGTAGGGCATAACCAACATCCtctatatattttgcattttatcagTTACCACAACATGAAGCAAAGGAATTTTAGGATTTAGCTTCTGAATACTGTTCTTCTGAATACAAGTTTTAGATTAAAGAGACCCTACAACCCATCAAAGTATAGCTCAAAGATGCTCAACTCTTGTCCTAATAGGGTAAATCTCAACCAAAGCATGggtttaaaaattgaattaaatatgaacttttgggacttcaccaatatcaaaagcttctgcacagcaaaggaagcagtcaacaaaacaaagaggcaacccacggaatgggagaagatatttgcaaatgacagtacagatgaAGGGCTGATAttgaagatctataaagaactccacaaactcaacacacacaaaacagaaaatcatgtcaaaaaatgggcagaagacacgagcagacacttctccaaagaagacatacaaaatggccaacagacacatgacaaaatgttcatcatcactagccatcagggagattcaaatcaaaacaacattgagataccaccttacagcagttagaatggccaaaagacagtaaacaacaagtgttggaaaagatgtggagaaagggaaaccctcttacgctgttggtgggaatgcgagttggtgcatccactttggaaaacagtgtggagatttcttaaaaaattaaaaatagagcttttctatgaccctgcaattgcactattcattatttaccccaaagatacagacgtagtgaaaagaagggccatctgtacttcaatgttcatagcagcaatgagcacagtcaccaaactgtggaaagatccaagatgcccttcaacagacaaatggataaagaagatgtggtccgtatatactatggagtagtatgcctccatcagaaaggatgaataattaacttttgtatcaacatggatgggactggaagagattatgccgattgaaataagtcaagaagagagagtcaattatcatatggtttctcttacttgtggagcataaggaataacacggaggatatggggagatggagaggagaagtgagttgggggaaattggagggggacatgaaccatgagagactgcagactctgagaagcaaactgagggttttgaaggggaagggagtgggggttgggagagcctggtggtgggtattaaggagggcatgtattgcatggagcactggctggaacactgaaaagaaaaaaaacacacaaaacaagtgctgtgaattgggagaccttggaatatttaaaaacaatggcAATAGcagtaattttcaaaaaaactCCCCATAAGCTGAGCTTCCCAGTAGTATATTTCAGTAGAGTTGAGAAAATTACCTCATCAAAACCTAATTATCATGTTACAGAAGGAAATGCATGTAACTTGGTTTGCTTGGCACTAGTAGAAACTGTCTGATCCTGTCATATTTTGACATTGCTCCTCAGATCCAATTTCTGTGACTTTTACATGAAGATTGGACAGTGGTGTGAAGCCAGTGATGAGAAACCATTCGGCAGTAACAATGTTCATCTTACTGGGTTTGACAAATGACCCACAgctagagatttttatttttatctttctgtttatcTCATATATGTTAAGCGTAATTGGGAATCTGACCATAATTTCTCTCATCTTGGTggattctcatttaaaaacagctatgtatttttttcttcagaatttctctttcttagaaaTCTCATTCACAACTGCCTGTGTCCCCCCATACCTGTACGCCACATCAAGTGGGGACAGAACCATCACTATCAAGGCTTGCTTCAGCcaaatcttttttattgttctCTTTGCAGCTACAGAGTTTTTTCTCTTGGCTGTGATGTCTTACGACCGCTACGTGGCCATCTACAAACCCCTGTATTACGTGACCATCATGGACAGCAGAGTTTGCAGGAATCTTATCCTCTGTTGTTGGGTATCTGGCTTATTGATTATCCTTCCACCCCTTGGTTTGAGTCTCCATCTGGATTTCTGTGACTCTGTTATTGACCATTTTTATTGTGATGCTTCTCCATTACTGAAGAATTCATGTTCAGATACTTGGTCTATAGAGCAGCTGGTTATAGTCTGTGCTGTGTTGACCTTCATAATGACCCTTGTGTGTATAGTTCTATCATACGTATACATCATTAGGACAATTCTAAGATTACCCTCTGTCCAGCAGAGGAAAAAAGCCTTTTCCACCTGTTCTTCCCACATGATTGTGGTTTCCATCATGTATGGCAGCTGCATATTTATGTATGTCAAACCTTCAGCTAAGGATGAAGCGGCCATTAATAAGGCAGTTTCTGTACTTGCTGTATCTGTTGCCCCTTTGTTGAACCCTTTCATTTATACCCTGAGAAATAAACAAGTAAAGCAGTCTTTCCATGACATCCTTAGAAGACTTGCATTTCTTTCAGAGAAATATTAGATTTTCATATTGggagtttaaattaaaacaagaaacaacttATCCTATATCAATATGAAATCATATATTACAAATGGTATATCAATTCAGCATATAGGTGGAAATTGAATTATGGGAGTTGTGTAGTTCTCAACTTTGAGGAATTTTAGTTCTCAATATAGAGgaacaataaagaaaattgagaagaaaGTCTAAGGAGAAATTGTGATGGGCCCAACATTATgcagatacttttattttttttttttagttttacttcagtgttccaagagtcattgtttatgcatcacacttagtgctccatgcaatacatgccctccttaatacccaccacccgtctctcccaaccccccaacccttccccttcaaaccctgtttgtttcttagagtctgcagtctctcatggttcatctccctctcttatttcccgcaactcccttctcctccccttcacccaatgtcctctgtgttattccttacgctccacaagtaagtgaaaccatatgataattgactctctcttcttgacttatttcaatcggcataatctcttccagtcccatccatgttgatacaaaagttaattattcatcctttctgatggaggcatactactccatagtatatacggaccacatcttctttatccatttgtctgttgaagggcatcttggatctttccacagtttggtgactgtgctcattgctgctatgaacattgaagtacagatggcccttcttttcactacgtctgtatctttggggtaaataatgaatagtgcaattgcagggtcatagaaaagctctatttttaattttttaagaaatctccacactgttttccaaagtggatgcaccaactcgcattcccaccaacagcgtaagagggtttccctttctccacatcttttccaacacttgttgtttactgtcttttggccattctaactgctgtaaggtggtatctcaatgttgttttgatttgaatctccctgatggctagtgatgatgaacattttgtcatgtgtctgttggccattttgtatgtcttctttggagaagtgtctgctcgtgtcttctgcccattttttgatgtgattatctggcAGATAGATACTTCTTACTTTTCTGGAActtctgtgtctttttgtttgtttgtttttaaatattttatttatttatttgacagacagagatcacaattaggcagagaggcaggcagagagagaaagggaagcaggcttcccactgagcggagagcctgatgtggggctcgatcccaggaccctgggatcatgacctgagctgaaggcagaggctttaacccactgagccaccaaggcacccctgtgtcgtcttcttattcttttttttaaaaaagattttatttatttatttgagagagagagagcatgagagtagagaggtcagcaggagaagcagactctctgccgagcagggagctggatgtgggactcgatcccgggactccaggatcatgacctgagccgaaggcagttgctcaaccaactgagccacccaggcgcccacccctGTGTCTTCTTAATCTATATTTCAGTCAACACTTTTTAGTCTTGTCAGGTATACATTAGTCATTAGTCTTGTGTGTTGAATctattccatccatgtcactgctttcccctctttgcAACACTAACctctttcaaagtattttctcttttccagaggATAAGAATACTGATTTTTAGGAAACATAAGCTCTGTCCCCCTCAACTCTGCTTTGTTAATGCTGCCTCACAATAAATGTGTGAATTTGAACAAAATTCTAATAGTCATCCTTGCCTCTTCTTATCTGAACTTATTAAAACATGTACAAAAAATCAttacataaacaaaaatgtaaccaactagttttttttttaaagattttatttattttgacacccagagagagagcacaagtaagaagagctgcgggcagagggagagggagaacaggctgtcctctgagtggggagcccaacatggggcttgattccaggaccctgggactgtgacctgagccaaaggcagtggcttaacaactgagccacctaagcaccctcCAAAGTCTTAATGATAATTGATAGGCTATCTCTTCTGAGTAATTATTCCAAAACCAAGTACTAAACCAAGTAAAAAAATTACTGACTTAACATCAGGTTGTGGCTGAAACAATGAGGACTGGAGGAGCTGAGATTATGCAAAGGGAACAATTGAGAGCTAATTGTAAATAGCTGCTTTTTTGGGGGCCGATTCCATGTTAAAAgctgttaaacccctagggcctgcctgggcctacttagctaTAGTGACTCCctgttgcctaggtagccattttgttgtttaataaatgcctcagcagttactgatacCTGTTCTGGGTAACCATtgctaaaacacatacctaaaacaaggccattttgttgtttaataaacacCTCAGCAGTTACTAGTATCAGTTCCGGGTAaccgttactaaaacacacaggtaggagacatccaatcagccaaaggcacatatgtagatgtctgcagttgtgccctataaaactagcctgtaagaccaaggggtgGTCTCTCTCTTTGGAGGTGGCCCTGGATGGTCAATCTgccttctaatgcttggcatagaataaagctttatataactttcactttgtctcagcctcgttcccctggccagtcagtctaacttccaatgcttggcatagaataaggctttgcataactttcactttgtctcagtcatgttactttgataatggacccaacactttaactttaaaaaaaaaagattttatttgacagagagagagggcacaagagacagagcatcaggcagaaggagagggagtaaCAGGCTCCCCATAGGGCAGGGATTCATGaccaagccgaagacagacacttaactgacttagccacccaggagcctctaacTCTTGAGGGTGTATTCACATTAATGACTCTGGTGGATTAAAGATACTTGCCAGTTCCTTGTTACTTTCCAGATCAGAAGGTccagtttctttcctctctcctttaatCTTGACTATCTTTATGA
Proteins encoded in this window:
- the LOC125106873 gene encoding olfactory receptor 6C2-like — protein: MRNHSAVTMFILLGLTNDPQLEIFIFIFLFISYMLSVIGNLTIISLILVDSHLKTAMYFFLQNFSFLEISFTTACVPPYLYATSSGDRTITIKACFSQIFFIVLFAATEFFLLAVMSYDRYVAIYKPLYYVTIMDSRVCRNLILCCWVSGLLIILPPLGLSLHLDFCDSVIDHFYCDASPLLKNSCSDTWSIEQLVIVCAVLTFIMTLVCIVLSYVYIIRTILRLPSVQQRKKAFSTCSSHMIVVSIMYGSCIFMYVKPSAKDEAAINKAVSVLAVSVAPLLNPFIYTLRNKQVKQSFHDILRRLAFLSEKY